The DNA sequence CAGTTTGGGCTTTCTTTCGGTGAAATCGGTTCATAACAGTCCTATTTAACTGAGAACAAACCTTATCTTTGGACTTCTTTTAGACCAGAAAAGATTGGCTAAGTTACCcttttgtctacacactcatctaaTCCTTTCAGAAGTAGGGATGTGATGAGGTGCAGTGGGCAAATCTTTGTCTCTGACCCATGTGTTTTGCTGCACACTCGTAGCTGACGGGGGAAGATGGAGGCAAGCCCATCGGCCGCATCAGTAAGCAGTGGGGTGGCCTGATAAAGGAGGTCTTCACCTACACGGACAACTTTGGCATCCAGTTCCCCATGGACCTGGACGTCAAGATGAAGGCTGTGCTCATGGGTGCCTGCTTCCTCATCGTAAGTCCCATTtgtctgttaaaaaaaaaaattgaatcaCAGAACTTGACACGTAAGTCCTATTACTATGTTGATAAGAGGAAATTTAGTTGACATTTCTTCTTTTCTGCCTCACAGGATTTCATGTTCTTCGAGAAGGACTGAGCACTTGAGTCAAACTCTCTTTCTGTTGCCATTTGCAATCCCCCCCTTTTTTTCTGATTCTGTTTGATACTCCTTCATTATTTGAAACCTTAGAGGAAGCTGCCAATCCTAGAACTCTTTCTGTGTCACACGTGAGGTCTTATCTGATGAGCTTACATAGACAGAAACAGTCCAGAGGCTATCCACCCGAATGTAAGAATCAGCAACTGGGCTATAAGACATAGTAGGCCTTAGTTGTCTTTCATGGgtttctccactctctccactgagTTTCTGTTTTTTGCATTTGTTCTTGGTTATCTATGTACATTTGGGGGTTCAGAACTATATGGAAACTTTACATGTTCTTCAATACTTTTTCAGTATTTTCTTTTTAGTCACTGCCATGGCAAGTATTTCATCATACCAAACTGCTTCAGTTGCAGTATTACATTCTAGATTCTTTATTTTAGTGTTAAATTATGATTACTTACTGTTAATCATTACTTACTTACTGTCACCtgtcaaatccacttcaatcagtgtagatgaaggggaggagacgggttaaagtaggatttttaagccttgagactgtatttgtgccgttcagagggtgaatgggcgagACAAAAGATgtgtgcctttgaatggggtatggtagcaggtgccaggcaaaccggtttgtgtcaagaactgcaccgCTGCTGACTTCTTCACGCTCAACactttcccgtgtgtatcaagaatgctcCGCCACCCATAAGCcaccttgacacaactgtgggaagcattggattcggcatccctgtggaacgcttgtagagtccatgccctgacgaactgaggctgttctgagagcaaaaggggGTACGACtccaatattaggaaggtggtcctaatgttttgtactctcAGTGTATGTTTTTCCAGGTCTCAGTTGTTCCTTGACGAGCACCATTCATTCACGCTGTCAAACATTTTAATGTTACTACTTCTGATAGTAACTATAGCCACTGGGGAagtgggagagagtgaggtgGCTGCCATCTGAGtcaacatcttttttttttttgcagcagCAGTGATGGTCAGTGATTCAAGGAGCTATCATCATTAAGTAACATAATTGATGCGAAGCATTGAGTATTTACATTCATCCacttaaaaaacaacaactttgTCCCAGAATCAGTTACCTGCAGGGCACACCTTTATGAAGGAATGTGCTTACCTGACTTAAGGGACATAGTGAAGAGTTGCGGCCAATTTCTTGGTAAACTGTTTCCTTTGGTGTTTAAATAGTGTCATTTTGTTCATGGGGTGAGTATGATGACTCTGCACTGTTTAGGGAGAGTGTTATTTCTATTAGGCAATAAGGGTCTGGTTTCAAACAGTAGTGCTGAAGATcagcgtgattgaaatttaaatGCAAGATTTCTGCATTTGCattaaacactgcatatgtcggctcaatcgaaAATGACTTTTTGAATTTCAACCATGCGTCTCTTCGGCACTACAGATTGAATCCAGCCCTGGGTCAAACAGTTGTGGTAAATAAAGCAGTTTTGTACCCTTTTTTTCCATTCTGCGTGACCTGCATTTTTACACTTGCGTCtcgattcaatccgtatcgcTGGAGAGCTTTGCTGCAGCGCAAAATACAGTTAAAGCCAATGTTCCTGCACTGACGGTCAACGCCGCTGATgccggctcaatcggaaatgacaCATTTCATTCCAGCTACAGCATGTCAGTGTTACGGATTGAATTGAGTCTTAGGTCTGTGATTCAATCCGATCACCTCTTTCTGGCTATGCATCTTTTTAAATGTAATGGTTCCGCATTTGCGGAGATCACATTAAAAATGAACACATCTTCCGCCGTCCGGATTGATTGAATCCTGAACTATGTTTTGCAATTGACAGACGCCACTAGGCCAGTGGCCACTGAGGGTggttgggatggagagaggtgctTATGAAGCCCAGCAAAATGACAGACCTGTTAAAAATTGGAGAAACAGATCCTGTGGCCTTACAGGCTTTTCGTCTCCATCCACCTTTTTCCAAGTCATGGGCCTAATTACATTATGGCCCTTAGTCTCATTCCATAACTCTTAACCATTCCTAAAACGGTAGTGGCGATGTGCCAGGAGGGCCTGAAATATAACCAAGTCCTGTAGTAGACAGGAAAAAGGCCGGGACCCCCCCCCTGCTGAGGTGCAGGATCGGATAAGCTCATGTCCTTACCTAGTACTATGGATTCTCCAGCCCTATGTGACCAGCTCCTGTAAAGCTGTAGTTTTAGACAGCATAAGGAGAAACTCACAATTCACCTCAACTAAAGTGGTAAAGGAAGTCAAAGCAGAGAATTGACAAACACTTCCTCTGAAAGGAAATTACATCACTCTGTAGATCATCTTTTGATTCTTACAACATCCCAACTCTCTTGACTGGGTGTAAATTGAGGGGCATGAGTAACATGTACACATCACTCGCGCCATGCACAATTTGTATCAACATTTTATTCAACAAATATAATCAATGCTAAtacaatacagtgccttgcaaaagtgttCAGACCACTTGAATTTCTTCATTTTATTGGGgtaaagtgggattcaaatggatttaattgtaaacaatctacacaaaattctCTTAAATGaggatgtaaaatatatattttaatgatAAATCAAATATTCATAACTAAAATAGTTGTTGCATACGTATTCAGCCTCTTTGTTTAGgaaagcctaaattagttcaggagtaaatgTGGCTAAACAAATCACATGGATTTGTTTAATTACTaactctttctctgtcccccGTACACACATCTGTAaagtcaagtattgaatttcaagtaCAGATTCAACTAAGAAGCTTTTCGAAAGAATCAAAGAAGGATAATGGAAGTGAgcaacaataacaaatcagacattgaatagcTCTTTCATCATGGTCAAGTGAATTGTTATGCTGTGGattatgtattaaaccacccagacataAAAAATAGTCAtcctgaactgagctgcaggacaggaatgaaACTGCTGTGTTGCCATGggctacagagttcaatggctgtgatggtaGCAACACTATTGTAGTTAAAATAataacaaggcactaaagtaactgCTAAAAAAACATAGAAAAGGAATACACTTTTTGGCTGGAATGCAAAGTcttgtttggggcaaatacaacatcactgagtaactgcctccttatttacaagcatggtggtggctgcatcatgttatgggtatgcttccCTTTAGAAAATATTGGGGattttttcaggataaaaaaaacgggatggagctaagcacaggtaaaatcctagaggaaaacctgcttccgtctgctttccaccagagacTATGAGAGGAATTCACTTTTCAGCAGTATAATAACctaaaaacacaaggccaaatctacactggagctgcttaccaagaagacattgaatGTACATGAGTGGCCAAGTTAGTTTTGACCTAAATCTgcttaaaaatctatggcaatacttCAACATTGCGGTCTAGCCATGATCACcaacatcttgacagagcttgaataattttaaaATGAATAATTgacaaatattgcacaatccggGTATATGAAGCTCTTATAGACTtatccaagaagactcacagATGTAAGCGACGCcaaaaggtgtttctaacatgtattgagtCAAGGACCTGAATACTTAATGCAATTACTATATTTTAGTTTTTAAAATGTTAGAATTTTTGTATCcctttgacagagtattttgtgtaaatTTTTGACAAAAAATAACAATTCAAtcaatttgaatcccactttgtaacacaataaaatgtgaagaaatccaaggggtctgaatacttttgtacgGTACTCTATTTACAAATTCATCATGATACACAACTACTTTTGAGAACAGAGAGGACGTGGCTGTCTGTCACGTCATTAAAAAAGACTAAACAGAATTGTAAAAAGGGATCAATTGTATTTTGGAGGACTGTAATGTCTTTATGGTTCACTTCATATATATTCCATTCCTTTTTCATCAACCATCCCATCTCTTAAATTCCTCAAATAGCTCCTCAGTCCCTCTTCAATTTCGTAAATCTTTATTGTCCTCTGTTTCCagtatccctccatccccacaccTCTCATACTCCTCGTCTCTCCATTGCAGCAGGgggtgcctctctctctccatccctcctctccctttctcctcctccagtcctctcctcccgTACCATTCTGAACAGGTAGCGGCTGGCCAGCTGTAGATCCCACTGATAGCGGGACAGGATCCTTAGGCAGTCGTCACGAGAACACAGGCTCAGAGAGTGCAGCTGCTCCAtctgagaaggagggagggaatgagcgagagaggagagagcacaaGGTTGGTGCATCACATTGAACATTACATAATTTTTGCATTCTTAGTAAACTAGGTTTTTCGATGAAGAATACATTTTGAAGTACATGGAAATAATACATGTATTAAGTATGAATTAGAGTAATTCTGTCGAACCTTGAGTTGTTGCTGGGCCCTTATAGGGTTCCATTCATTGCAGTGAAGTGCGTTCCGAACCTCCTCATTGGTCACTCCATGCACTGCTTCCGTGACCTGACCAATCAGACTAGAGGACCTTAGAACTTCAGGCCAATCACAAATCCTGAATTCTGTAATATGTCTAACAACTCAAGAACTAAAGATCATACATCCATTCAATACCTGTGCTATGAAGGCTTCCCTGGTGTGTTGTACTTGAGACgggtacctctccctctctcgttccctcacCACCCACTCCTTTTCTTGATTCCTCTCCTTGTCCCCATAGTCATCCAGTGCTGGTTTGGACCATGCCATGTGGGCCATTTTGCCCAGGTCGCTGCCCCCCATAGTCTGCTGCAGCTGGTGCTGGGGTGGCTGTAGCATCTGCTGCTGAGGAttcttttgaggttgtggaggcCACAAGGAACCTGGGGATGGATTTACAGGCCTCCGATCTCGGAACAAGGCCACCTGGGGAATCTTGACGCGTTTGAGGTTGGGCGGGAGCGGTCGAGGTGGGGGGTTGATGCTGGCCTCGCTGAACCGATGGGGATCCTGCTGCACCACAACGCTGCGGGCAACCATGGCGTTGGGGAGGGGTCCACGACGGGGGTTCACCTTGACCCCTCCTAAGGTCCTGCTCTGGGGATCACTCAGGACAGACTCCAGACTCCTGGTCATACCTGGGGACAGATGGATAGTTCTattaaacatacagtaccagtcaaaagtttggacacacctactttattttactatttaaaCATTGtgaaataatagtgaagacatcaaagtgatgaaataaaacaaatgcaatcatgcagtaaccaaaaaagtgtcaaacaaatcaaaatatatttgagattcttcaaagtagctcaCCTTTGCATTGATCacagctttgcacatgcttggcattctctcaaccagcttcacctggaaagcttttccaacagtcttgaaggagttcctacatatgctgagcacttgttggctgcttttccttcactttgcggtccaactcatcccaaaccatctcaattgggttgaggtcggttgattgtggaggccagatcagatGATGCAGCACAccatctccttcttggtcaaaaagcccttacacagcctggaggtgtgttgggtcattgtcctgttgaaaaacaaatgatagtcccactaaacgcaaaccagatgggatggcgtatcgctgcagaatgctgtggagcACCCCCCACACAATAACACctgctcctccatgcttcacggtgggaaccacacatgcagagatttctgctcatgtttcttggccaaagcaagtctcttcttattattggtgtcctttagtagtggtttctttgcagcaatttgaccacgaaggcctgattcacgcagtctcctctgaacagtcgatgttgagatgtgtatgttactatttgggctatcttctgtataccacccctaccttgtcacaatacaactgattggctcaaacgcattaagaaaaaaagaaattccacaaatgaactttgaacaagtcacacctgttaattgaaatgtattccaggtaactaactcatgaagctggttgagataatgccaagagtgtgcaaagttgtcatcaagacaaagggtggctaatttgaagaatatcaaatatgtgttatttcttagttttaatgtcttcactattattctactgtcacgactcctaccgaaggtggctccccttcctgttcgggtggctctcggcgtcaccggcctactagctgccactgatcttTTTCTTCCCCTCCTTGTCtgtttattagttacacctgtgtTTAGTTAGGTTAATTAGTTGGGCTATATTATCCAGCTGGCCCGTCTGCTgggtgtgcgggattgttttatgTGTACTCGTGTATACGCCTGTAAGTCACGGTTGTTCGTGTACGTGAGTTATTCAGGattgtttagttcccctgtgttttggggcaTTTGCTTGAGTGGCATCTTTTTCACCTGTGTGGTGAAAAAAGTATAGCGCTACTctgaactctctgtttcctgcgtctgacttcttcCTCTACTACACCACAGGCATtacatctacaatgtagaaatagtaaaaaattaaaaCCATTGAATGGGTTTtgagtggtactgtatacagtatatgtattttgtacaaaATAACTACAGTGTACAGCATGTTGAGGGTGGTTTTCACTATGTAATATAAAACTTGTGACCCTCTGCTCTTGAGGCTAGTACACTACGAAGGGTACCAAAGGTCTAAACAATTAGAAGAGCTGTAATGTGCCCAATTAGCTACAGATTGCTACCCACAAGACAATTATATGTATGGATTGAATATTAGCTAATATTATTTTGAGAACATGTTAGTATCAGTCATATAATAATCAAATTAAGAGTAAATAACTTATTGAAGTTGGTACCTGACATTTTCTGTAAATTGGagccgccctctctctctctatttgctGGGCTTCTTCTCCAGTTTACTCTCCTGaaaaggtcagaggtcagctAAAAACACAGTATTCAAACAAACATGGGTCAGGGTTGTACACTGACAATATCAAAGGTTCAAGGCATTCATCTTACTTACTCTGCAAGATTTGTTTACCACCAATAGTGGGCCACCAACAAAGATGCAAACAAATGCAGTTTTTACTTGATTTCTATCGATATATGACAACGGATATCTGTAATGCTAAACAAGACAAGGCAACAATGTGGCATTAATGACAGCAAAAATAGTCAGGAGCCCAGGCTAGCATATAGCATGATGATGCTCAACAGCTATATATCAAAGAGTCATCAAAAAGTGGAAACTTGACTGACTCGTCGAGGCATTCCGGCGTGCCCCAGTTACGGTCGGGGTGGGTCTCACTCTGCCCCGTGTGCTGCAGACTGCCCTTCAGGGGGGCCGGGATGAGGCTTGATGCAGCGACGGGGGCTGTGGTGGGAAGAGTAGGGGCGCTGCTGGgggcggagagggagggagcagccaGGCTCGGGGGGAACCAGCCCACTATCAAGGTCCTTTGGTTCTGGCCCTTCCACTCACACAGCTCCAGACTACAGGAGGGGAACCATACAGTCAAATCATATAAGCTACATGTAGATATACAGTAAGCGAAATAAAAAACACATGGATACAATTTTAAATGGTCACATTAAGAAAAGGCAATCATACAATTCCAACAAATGACATAACAGTTTATTGATGACTTCGAACTACATATTCACAAAAAATGTACTCTCTATAAACGATTATAAAGCTCTCTTATAAAATGTCTTGACATCCTTTTACATAGGACTCTCTGAAAACTTTAGCAAACTTGAGTCAGATCTTCAAATCTTTTATTCTTGGCATCTGACTTGAAGGCCTTAGACCACCCCTCTCAAGAATGACCACAATGTGGCAAAAATGTGAGGATTAGGGTTAACAGTCAATGCAACGGAATTCAGGTTTAAAAGTTTCTCTCTTTGAAGCAATATGTCTAAGTTTAACAATGAACCTCTGTTTCTTCCGATCTCttttctccatctccccatccttcTTCTCTCTTACCTATGGTCTATGATGGTCACTAGGTCGTTGGACAGGAGGGCGAGTTTTCCAGGTTCCACAAAGTCCCGTACAGCACACACCTCCAAAGGCTGAGCCtggatagagagggaagaggggagaggaaaccATTTTATGCCACTGTCTCGCAGTCCAACCGCCTTTATTTTGGTCACTGGCCATATTGACTCTTAAATGCTAATGTGAACATGCTTGGGAGCCACTTGATTAGAGTGTATTATGTGAGTATAATGCAAATGTGAGCATACATTTATACATATATaataaatgtacagtaccagtcaaaagttcaaATGTACagtacctactcattcaagggtttttctttatttttactattttctacattgtagaaaattaaatggcacatatggaatcatgtagtaaccaaaaaagtgttaaacaaatcaaaatatattttatatataagattcttcaaatagccaccttttgccttgatgacagctttgcacactcttggcattctctcaaccagcttcatgaggtagtcacctggaatcaatttcaattaacaggtgtgccttgttaaaagctcatttgtggaatttctttccttcttcatgCGTTTtgtttgagctaatcagttgtgttgtgacaaggtaggggtggtatacagaagataaccctatttggtaaaagaccaagtccatattatggcaagaacagctcaaataagcaaagagaaatgacagtccatcattattttaagacatgaaggtcagtcaatatggaacatttcaagaactttgaaagtttcttcaagtgcagtcgcaaaaagttaaatagttaccagcctcagaaattgctgccAAAATAagttcttcacagagttcaagtaactgacacatctcaaaatcaactgttcagaggagactgtgtgaatcaggtcgtcatggtcgaattgctgcaacaacaaaaaaactacaAAAGGACatcaagaagaagaagagacttgcttgggtcaagaaacatgagcaatggacattagaccagtggaaatgtgtcctttggccTGGAGTCTAAatgggagatttttggttccaatcgccATGTCTTTGTAagatgcggtgtgggtgaacgaatgatctccgtgtgttgcggttggaaccaaaatctcaaattcggactcatcagaccaaaggacagatttccactggtctaatgtccattgcttgtgtttcttggcccaagcaagtctcttcttcttattggtgtcctttagtcgtggtttctttccagcaattcgaccataaaggcctgattcatttagtctcctctgaacagttgatgttgagatgtctgttacttaaactctgtgaagcatttaattgggctgcaatttctgaggagctggtaactctaatgaacttatcctctgcagcagaggtaactctgggtcttcctttcctgtggcggtcctcatgagaggcagtttcatcatagcgcttgatggtttttgcgactgcacttgaagaaacttttaaagttcttgaaacatcccgtattgactgaccttcttgtcttaaagtaataatggactgtcgtttctctttgcttatttgagctgttcttgccatagtatggacttggtcttttaccaaatagtataccacccctaccttgtcacacacaactgattggctcaaacccattaagaaggaaagaaattccacaaatgaacttttacggcacacctgttaattgaaatgcgttccaggtgactacctcatgaagctggttgagagaatgccaagcgtgtgcaaagctgtcatcaagaaaaagggtggttactttgaagaatctcaaatatatttttatttgtttaacactttttttggttacatgattgcatatgtgttattttcacagttttgatgtcttcactattattctacaatgttgacaatagtaaaaaataaagaaaaacccttgaatgagtaggtgtgtccaaaattttgactggtactgtacacataaatatttacagtgttacctctgcgACCAGGGTGGTGAGCTGGGAGAAGGTGGGTCGGTTGGAGGGGGTGCAGGCCCAACACTTTCTCATCACAGAGTAGAGTTCCTGAGGACAGTCAGGGGGTCTCTCCATACGCTGTCCCTCCAGCTCCACACGCCAGAGGatctgagagagaaaaaaagagtggGGAACGTTTAATGACAAAGTCATTGCATTGTTGTGATATTGAAGATGTTtgtggacacaaacacacacacacacacacacacacacacaatattgaaTATTTGATTTGGTACAAAGGGCTCAAATATTTCAGAGGTCGTACAAATGCTTAGAGCCTTGTGTCCTTTTGAGTCATGGTTCAACTTCAAGTGCTCTACCTACAAGGTGTACCTGATAAATCTAACTCATTAGCTCTCGTTACAAACACTCATTATTTAATTCCCCTTATAAATGATTTGGCGTGTTAATGTTTCCCATATACTGTATCTAGTAATTCATTTATCCTAAATGTATATATTGTTCTTTTCCTATTTTGCCAGTATCATCTCCTGGAAACCAATTCCATGAGCAGCAGCACTTAAGAAGAGCTCCTCCTTAAATTGTAATTTTTGTAAAAATGTGTACAGTTGAGTTATTTTAGTGCATTGCCGTGTTCTGCCCATCTAGAGGAATTAGAAGATACTTTTTTTGTGTGGAAATAGGTTTGAGAGGTTTTGAGAGATTGATCGACTTGGTTCTTGCAGGACTCATCTGCTGAATCATCAGGCAACACAAGGAAATAATGGGATAGGGGGACAATAAACCCAACAAGGACGACAACAAGAATTAGGACatagacaaacaaacacaaaacCAACAGAGGGAGAAAGACGAAGGTTTTCTGAGGGATTTCTGAAGGATGGTTCAGGCCTTGAGGGAAGCAAGCATTCAGACgaacaaacaaacaagcaaaaGAACACTTGGAAAAGGAGGTGGAAACATTCTGAACATTGAGAGCGTATCTTAATTTCTGTGTAATGTGTTGTGTCATTGAAAAACACATTTAAtatctttatttgtattattcaTAAAAGTGCATTGTTTAAAAAGTGCATTTACCTATAGGTGCATTATTGAAACAAGTGCTTTCATCAAGAGACACATCACATCATTCTAGAGCATAGTGCATTGTTTAGAGGTCACCGTGGATGTAAGAGGCGGACCAAAAAGCAGCATGGTtataattcatggttctttaataaagaaactatacatgaataaactacaaaacaagaaacgtgaaaacccgaaacagtcccgtgtggtacaaacactgacacaggagacaaccacccacaaaacccaacacaaaacaggctacctaaatatggttcccaatcagagacaatgactaacacctgcctctgattgagaaccatatcaggccaaacacagaaacagacaaactagacacacaacatagaatgcccactcagatcacaccctgaccaaacaaaacatagaaacatacaaagcaaactatggtcagggtgtgacagtaccccccccccccaaggtgcggactccggccgcaaaacctgaacctattggggagggtctgggtgggcatctgtcctcggtggcggctctggtgctggacgtagcccccacttcaccatagtcttagtcctccacattgtccgcttccgtggcctcctaaccacggcgacccttctaaatgaccccactgggcagaggggcagctcgggacagaggggcggctcGGGACataggggcagctcgggacagaggggtagCTCCGTACTGGCTGACGACTCTGGCAGattctggcagactggcggctcctggcggctc is a window from the Oncorhynchus keta strain PuntledgeMale-10-30-2019 chromosome 35, Oket_V2, whole genome shotgun sequence genome containing:
- the LOC118368695 gene encoding activated CDC42 kinase 1-like; this translates as MLMEQDTQWLYHLLAEVQLERFYLRVRDSLNITRVEHFAYVKESDLEQIGISKPGQRRLWEAVKNFKISVRPKSWMAKAISGCGPEGGDQWGSVGSGQEKGGRALTCLIQDDELTLGEKLGTGSFGVVKRGEWQTPTGRVLPVAVKSLKSSLSRQTDTMTDFLQEVTTMQSLDHPNIIRLYGVVLTQPLKMVTELACLGSLYDMLRSRQHEYPLARLWLFATQIAAGMEYLEGRRFIHRDLAARNVLLASREMVKIGDFGLMRGLSQETDHYVMTAHRRIPFAWCAPESLRVGSFTHSSDVWMFGVILWEMFTYCEEPWRGLSGRQILWRVELEGQRMERPPDCPQELYSVMRKCWACTPSNRPTFSQLTTLVAEAQPLEVCAVRDFVEPGKLALLSNDLVTIIDHSLELCEWKGQNQRTLIVGWFPPSLAAPSLSAPSSAPTLPTTAPVAASSLIPAPLKGSLQHTGQSETHPDRNWGTPECLDERVNWRRSPANREREGGSNLQKMSGMTRSLESVLSDPQSRTLGGVKVNPRRGPLPNAMVARSVVVQQDPHRFSEASINPPPRPLPPNLKRVKIPQVALFRDRRPVNPSPGSLWPPQPQKNPQQQMLQPPQHQLQQTMGGSDLGKMAHMAWSKPALDDYGDKERNQEKEWVVRERERERYPSQVQHTREAFIAQVTEAVHGVTNEEVRNALHCNEWNPIRAQQQLKMEQLHSLSLCSRDDCLRILSRYQWDLQLASRYLFRMVREERTGGGERERRDGEREAPPAAMERRGV